In Myripristis murdjan chromosome 9, fMyrMur1.1, whole genome shotgun sequence, the following proteins share a genomic window:
- the snrnp27 gene encoding U4/U6.U5 small nuclear ribonucleoprotein 27 kDa protein: MGRSRSRSPPRRERRRSRSTSRERERRRRERERSRSRERDRDRRRSRSRSPHRRRSRSPPRRHRSSSLSPGRQKDRRDDERKEVKDKPVKPIQISAEDMQGKTEEEIEMMKMMGFSSFDTTKGKKTDGSVNAHAVNVSQKRKYRQYMNRKGGFNRPLDFIA, encoded by the exons ATGGGCCGCAGCAGGAGTCGCTCTCCGCCGAGGCGAG AGAGGCGACGATCTCGCTCCACTTCAAGGGAACGCGAGCGCAGGCGACGGGAGAGGGAGCGCTCTCGTTCTCGCGAACGGGACCGAGACCGACGGAGGAGCCGCTCTCGGTCTCCTCATAGGAGGCGCTCAAG GTCTCCTCCCAGACGCCACCGCtcgtcctccctctcccctgggAGGCAAAAAGACAGACGTGACGATGAGCGAAAAGAAGTCAAAGACAAGCCAGTGAAACCCATTCAGATCTCAG CGGAGGACATGCAAGgtaaaacagaagaggagatagagatgatgaaaatgatgggaTTCAGTTCCTTTGACACCACAAAG GGGAAGAAAACCGACGGATCAGTCAATGCGCATGCTGTCAATGTGTCCCAGAAGAGAAAATACAG GCAATACATGAACAGAAAAGGCGGATTCAACAGACCTCTGGACTTCATTGCTTGA
- the mxd1 gene encoding max dimerization protein 1 — MAAIGMVQMLIEAAEFLDRREREAEHGYASMLPFTSSKERDSLKRKSKSKKNTSSRSTHNEMEKNRRAHLRLCLERLKSLVPLGPDANRHTTLSLLMKAKDHIKKLEESDRRAQHTLEQLQREQRHLRRRLEQLGVERTRMDSTGSTLSSDKSDSDQEDLDVDVEGTDYLLGDLEWSTSSVSDSGDERGSLRSSCSDEGYSSASLRRLQDTQERGKQLGCSL; from the exons ATGGCGGCGATCGGAATGGTGCAGATGTTGATCGAAGCAGCCGAGTTCCTTGATCGCAGGGAAAGAG AAGCTGAACACGGCTATGCCTCAATGCTACCTTTCACCAGCAGTAAAGAGAGGGACAGCCTGAAACGGAAAagcaaaagcaagaaaaatacaAGTAGCAg GTCTACGCACAATGAAATGGAGAAGAACAG ACGGGCGCATTTACGGCTGTGTTTAGAGCGCTTGAAATCCCTCGTTCCCTTGGGACCAGACGCCAACAGGCACACCACCCTCAGCCTGCTGATGAAGGCCAAAGATCacatcaag AAGTTGGAGGAGAGCGACAGGAGAGCTCAGCACACTCTGGAGCAGCTACAGCGGGAGCAGAGACACCTGAGGAGGCGTCTGGAGCAGCTGGGGGTGGAGAGGACCCGCATGGACAGCACCGGCTCCACCCTGTCCTCCGACAAGTCCGACTCCGACCAGG AAGACCTGGACGTGGACGTGGAGGGCACGGACTACCTGCTGGGTGACTTGGAGTGGAGCACCAGCAGTGTGAGCGACTCAGGGGACGAGCGAGGCAGCCTGCGCAGCAGCTGTAGCGACGAGGGCTACTCCAGCGCCAGCCTGCGCCGCCTGCAGGACACTCAGGAGAGGGGCAAGCAGCTGGGCTGCAGCCTATAA